The nucleotide window CACAAGGTGATAGACCGCCAATGGGAGAAGGAAGACCATATCCTCCGAGACCACAGGGTGATAGACCGCCAATGGGAGGAGGAAGACCGTTTCCTCCGAGACCTCAAGGCGATAGACCGCCAATGGGAGAAGGAAGACCATTTCCTCCAAGACCACAAGGCGACAGACCTCCGATGGGAGAAGGAAGACCATATCCTCTAAGACCTCAAGGTGACAGACCTCCAATGGGAGGAGGAAGACCGTTTCCTCCAAGACCACAGGGCGACAGACCGCCAATGGGAGAAGGAAGATCATTTCCTCCAAGACCTGCTGCTCCTGAAAAGCCCGAAAGCATCGGTAAAGATAAACCTGATAGACTTAAAGCTGCAAACAAAAATGAATTTCTTAAGAAAAAAGACAAACTTAAAGAACTTGAAGATTTAAAAAGAGAAAAACAAGCCGAACAAAAAATTCAAGCAAAACTTCTTAAAAGAAAAAGAGAAGAACAAGAGCTTGCTGAAAAAGTTACGGAAGTCTATTTTGACACACAATTAACGGTTGGCGATCTTGCGGAAAAACTTAAACTCAGTCTTGCCGAAGTTATTAGAGAACTTATGATGTCGGGCATCATGGCAACCGTAAATCAAACTATAGATATAGCTACTGCAAAACAAATAACAGAAAAACTTGGTTTTACCGTTATTGAAGAAGAAATAAAAGCTGAAGAAACCGAAACAGAACCTGCTGAAAAAGAAATCGTTGATGAAACAAAGCTCAAAGAAAGAGCTCCCATTGTTACTATAATGGGACACGTTGATCACGGTAAAACTACACTTCTTGATTCAATTAGAAAATCAAAACTGAAAATAGTAAGCGGAGAAGTTGGTGGTATAACTCAGTCTATAGGTGCTTATACAGCTTCTGTTGATAACAAAAAAATTGTATTTATTGATACCCCCGGTCACGAAGCTTTTACTGCAATGAGAGCAAGGGGCGCAAAAGCTACAGATATTGTCATTCTTGTTGTAGCGGCCGATGATGGAATAATGCCTCAGACAATTGAAGCCATAAACCATGCAAAAGCAGCAAAAGTTCCTATTATAGTGGCTGTAAACAAAATAGATAAACCGGGTGCAGACCCTGACAGAGTTCTCCAGCAACTTACAGAGTACGAGCTTGTTCCTGAAAAATGGGGCGGAAGCACAATTACAGTTGAAGTAAGCGCTCTTCAGGCTCTAAATCTTGATGAATTGCTTGAATATATTCTTCTGGTTGCTGAAATTGAACAATTAAAAGCTGATCCGACAAAACCTGCAACAGGTGTGGTAATTGAATCAAAACTTGATAAAGGAAAAGGCGCTGTTGCAACGTTTTTAGTTCTGGAAGGAACGCTTAAAGTTGGTGATTTTGTTGTGGCAGGAACAGTTGGCGGCAAAGTCAGAGCGCTAATTAACGACAGAGGAGAACGTTTACATAAAGTAGGACCCAGTACCCCTGTTGAAATTCTTGGACTTACAGAAATTCCTCAGTCCGGAGACCACTTTGAAGTGGTTAAATCCGATAAAATAATGAAAGACATAATTACCGAAAGAAAAGATAA belongs to bacterium and includes:
- the infB gene encoding translation initiation factor IF-2, with the protein product QGDRPPMGEGRPYPPRPQGDRPPMGGGRPFPPRPQGDRPPMGEGRPFPPRPQGDRPPMGEGRPYPLRPQGDRPPMGGGRPFPPRPQGDRPPMGEGRSFPPRPAAPEKPESIGKDKPDRLKAANKNEFLKKKDKLKELEDLKREKQAEQKIQAKLLKRKREEQELAEKVTEVYFDTQLTVGDLAEKLKLSLAEVIRELMMSGIMATVNQTIDIATAKQITEKLGFTVIEEEIKAEETETEPAEKEIVDETKLKERAPIVTIMGHVDHGKTTLLDSIRKSKLKIVSGEVGGITQSIGAYTASVDNKKIVFIDTPGHEAFTAMRARGAKATDIVILVVAADDGIMPQTIEAINHAKAAKVPIIVAVNKIDKPGADPDRVLQQLTEYELVPEKWGGSTITVEVSALQALNLDELLEYILLVAEIEQLKADPTKPATGVVIESKLDKGKGAVATFLVLEGTLKVGDFVVAGTVGGKVRALINDRGERLHKVGPSTPVEILGLTEIPQSGDHFEVVKSDKIMKDIITERKDNEKVSRFEAMGATQVKREMLLQTGQGETKDLNIIIKAGTNGAAEAVTSSLHQLESKQIFVKVVHLGIGDITEADVMLASASNAIIVGFGVKEDQNALRISQEEGVIIRKYEIIYQLLEDIEKTMMGLLEPEYKEIEVGSAEVRQVFTVGKTAKIAGCYVLEGKIIRNKEAKVFRGGKEIFKGVINQLKRFKEDAKEVNSGYECGISFDKFNDIEEGDIIKVLTKEEIIRHSLV